In Electrophorus electricus isolate fEleEle1 chromosome 12, fEleEle1.pri, whole genome shotgun sequence, a single window of DNA contains:
- the gnaia gene encoding guanine nucleotide binding protein (G protein), alpha inhibiting activity polypeptide a: protein MGCTLSSEDKVAQERSKMIDRNLRDDGEKAAREVKLLLLGAGESGKSTIVKQMKIIHEAGYSEEECKQYKAVVYSNTIQSIIAIIRAMGRLKIDFSDPARADDARQLFVLAGSAEEGYMTTELSGIIHRLWKDGGVQACFSRSREYQLNDSASYYLNDLDRISSATYVPTQQDVLRTRVKTTGIVESHFTFKDLRFKMFDVGGQRSERKKWIHCFEGVTAIIFCVSLSDYDLVLAEDEEMNRMHESMKLFDSICNNKWFTETSIILFLNKKDLFEEKIRRSPLTICYPEYAGSNTFENAAAYIQSQFEDLNKRKDTKEIYTHFTCATDTKNVQFVFDAVTDVIIKNNLKDCGLF, encoded by the exons ATGGGGTGCACATTGAGCTCAGAGGATAAAGTGGCACAGGAAAGGAGTAAAATGATTGACAGAAATTTGCGGGACGATGGAGAAAAAGCTGCAAGGGAGGTCAAGCTACTACTTCTCG GTGCTGGGGAGTCTGGGAAGAGTACAATTGTCAAACAGATgaa GATCATTCACGAGGCAGGCTACTCCGAGGAAGAGTGCAAGCAGTACAAGGCTGTGGTCTACAGCAACACCATCCAGTCCATCATCGCCATCATCAGGGCTATGGGCCGCCTTAAGATTGACTTCTCTGACCCTGCTCGTGCT gacGATGCAAGGCAGCTCTTTGTGCTGGCTGGCTCTGCTGAGGAAGGCTACATGACCACAGAACTCTCTGGCATCATCCATCGCTTGTGGAAGGATGGGGGCGTGCAAGCCTGCTTCAGCCGCTCCAGGGAGTACCAGCTCAATGACTCTGCTTCCTA CTACCTCAATGATCTGGATAGGATATCGAGTGCAACCTATGTTCCCACGCAGCAGGATGTGCTGAGGACCAGGGTGAAGACCACTGGTATTGTGGAGAGCCACTTCACTTTCAAGGACCTCCGTTTTAA GATGTTTGATGTGGGTGGCCAGAGATCGGAAAGAAAGAAGTGGATCCACTGCTTCGAAGGGGTGACTGCCATTatcttctgtgtctctctgagtgATTATGACCTAGTGCTGGCTGAGGATGAGGAAATG AACCGCATGCATGAGAGCATGAAGCTGTTTGACAGCATCTGCAACAACAAGTGGTTCACGGAGACCTCCATCATCCTTTTCCTTAATAAAAAGGACCTGTTTGAGGAGAAGATCAGGAGAAGCCCTCTCACCATTTGTTACCCTGAGTATGCCG GCTCCAACACATTTGAGAATGCGGCAGCTTATATCCAAAGTCAGTTTGAGGACCTGAATAAGAGGAAGGACACCAAGGAGATATATACTCACTTTACCTGCGCCACAGACACCAAGAATGTGCAGTTTGTCTTTGACGCTGTCACTGATGTCATCATCAAGAACAACCTGAAGGACTGTGGGCTGTTCTAG
- the chrm2b gene encoding muscarinic acetylcholine receptor M2, with product MNTSNVSLTADLSHSNKTSPHREYPFKMVEMVLIILGLSSLSLITIIGNILVMLSIKVNRNLQTVNNYFLFSLACADVIIGLFSMNLYTVFIVTGHWPLGPVICDLWLALDYVASNASVMNLLVISFDRYFCVTRPLSYPIKRTNKMAGMMIAAAWILSFILWAPAILFWQFIMGKRTVPDDDCYIQFFSNAGVTFGTAIAAFYLPVVIMSVLYWQISKASRSRVRRESQRVSRVCQENRTQMVSATSRDGGTKHIQGGEAMTHVQHRGSDATTGEDRDSENDSTSGSILASSNQRDNEAETNGDVTNMPTKTSCQGKARWAKITCFQKSPDESCEPASTNQNTSHCKERQSLVSLNLSPVHKKKRNTESREKKVTRTIMAILLAFVITWTPYNVMVLIHTFCNTCIPSCMWSLGYWLCYINSTVNPACYALCNVTFKNTFKRLLMCNCRNIRTVK from the exons ATGAATACTTCCAATGTAAGCCTTACTGCAGACCTCAGCCATTCTAATAAGACGAGCCCTCATCGGGAATATCCTTTTAAAATGGTAGAGATGGTGCTCATCATTTTGGGACTGAGTTCTTTGAGTCTGATTACTATTATCGGTAACATTCTGGTCATGCTGTCCATCAAGGTCAATAGGAACCTCCAGACAGTCAATAATTACTTCCTCTTCAGCCTAGCATGTGCTGACGTGATCATTGGCCTTTTTTCCATGAACCTTTACACGGTGTTCATTGTAACTGGGCACTGGCCCTTAGGCCCTGTTATCTGTGACCTCTGGTTGGCTCTGGACTATGTGGCAAGTAATGCATCTGTGATGAACCTGCTCGTCATCAGCTTTGATCGGTACTTCTGTGTCACCAGACCACTCAGTTACCCCATAAAGAGGACAAACAAGATGGCAGGCATGATGATCGCAGCTGCCTGGATCTTGTCTTTCATCCTGTGGGCTCCGGCCATCCTCTTCTGGCAGTTCATCATGGGCAAGCGCACGGTGCCTGACGATGACTGCTACATTCAGTTCTTCTCCAATGCGGGTGTCACCTTTGGCACAGCAATTGCTGCCTTCTACCTGCCTGTCGTCATCATGAGTGTGCTGTACTGGCAGATTTCCAAAGCAAGCCGTAGTCGCGTCAGGAGGGAGAGTCAGAGGGTGTCCAGGGTCTGCCAGGAGAATAGGACCCAAATGGTCTCGGCAACCAGCAGGGATGGAGGGACTAAGCATATCCAGGGAGGGGAGGCCATGACACATGTTCAACACAGAGGCTCGGATGCTACTACAG GTGAGGACAGGGACAGTGAAAATGACTCCACATCTGGCAGTATCCTGGCTTCATCCAATCAGAGAGATAATGAAGCAGAAACCAATGGTGATGTCACGAATATGCCAACCAAAACGTCTTGCCAAGGGAAAGCAAGATGGGCCAAAATAACTTGCTTCCAGAAGAGCCCAGATGAGAGCTGTGAACCAGCCAGTACAAATCAGAATACCAGCCATTGCAAGGAGAGGCAGAGTCTGGTATCACTGAATCTCTCGCCtgtacacaagaaaaaaaggaatacTGAGTCAAGGGAGAAGAAGGTTACAAGGACCATCATGGCCATTCTGCTGGCCTTCGTGATCACATGGACCCCATATAATGTGATGGTGTTAATCCACACGTTCTGCAACACCTGCATTCCCAGCTGCATGTGGTCCTTGGGCTACTGGCTGTGCTACATCAACAGCACGGTTAACCCAGCCTGCTATGCCCTGTGCAACGTTACCTTCAAGAATACGTTCAAGCGGCTGTTGATGTGCAATTGTAGAAACATTCGCACagtcaaatga